The proteins below come from a single Arthrobacter sp. B1I2 genomic window:
- the ppgK gene encoding polyphosphate--glucose phosphotransferase: MAKKDEKPHKNAPLIGIDIGGTGIKGGIVDLKKGKLLGDRFRVPTPQPATPEAVAEAVALVVAELSARPEAPEAGSPVGVTFPGIIQHGVVHSAANVDKSWLETDIDALLTARLGRPVEVINDADAAGLAEARYGAGAGVSGTVLVITLGTGIGSAFIFDGKLVPNAELGHLEIDGFDAESKASAVARERDGLSWAEYSVLLQRYFSHVEFLFSPELFIVGGGISKRADEYLPNLKLRTPIVPAVLRNEAGIVGAALEIALQHKLAK, from the coding sequence TTGGCCAAGAAGGACGAAAAACCGCACAAGAACGCACCGCTGATCGGCATCGACATCGGTGGTACGGGCATCAAGGGCGGCATCGTCGACCTGAAGAAGGGCAAGCTCCTCGGTGATCGCTTCCGGGTGCCCACCCCGCAGCCTGCCACCCCGGAGGCCGTCGCCGAGGCCGTGGCCCTGGTGGTGGCCGAACTGTCCGCTCGCCCCGAGGCCCCGGAAGCCGGCTCCCCCGTGGGTGTGACCTTCCCGGGGATCATCCAGCACGGTGTGGTCCACTCCGCGGCGAACGTGGACAAGAGCTGGCTGGAGACCGACATCGACGCCCTCCTGACCGCCCGGCTGGGCCGTCCCGTGGAGGTCATCAACGACGCCGACGCCGCCGGCCTGGCCGAAGCCCGTTACGGTGCCGGCGCCGGCGTCTCCGGCACCGTCCTGGTCATCACCCTGGGCACCGGGATCGGTTCCGCTTTCATCTTCGACGGCAAGCTGGTTCCCAACGCGGAACTGGGCCACCTGGAAATTGACGGCTTTGACGCCGAATCGAAGGCATCCGCCGTGGCCCGCGAGCGGGACGGTTTGTCATGGGCCGAGTACAGCGTGCTGCTGCAGCGCTACTTCTCCCATGTGGAGTTCCTGTTCTCGCCGGAGTTGTTCATCGTGGGCGGCGGGATCTCGAAACGCGCGGACGAGTACCTTCCCAACCTCAAGCTCCGCACCCCGATTGTGCCGGCTGTCCTGCGCAACGAGGCAGGTATTGTGGGCGCGGCGCTGGAAATCGCCCTGCAGCACAAGCTGGCCAAGTAG
- the nrdR gene encoding transcriptional regulator NrdR, translating to MYCPFCRNPDSRVVDSRMADDGSAIRRRRQCPECGRRFTTVETTSLSVIKRSGVGEPFSRSKVINGVRKACQGRPVSEDDLALLAQEVEEQIRSSGAAEIDAHEVGLVILGPLQKLDKVAYLRFASVYQAFESLEDFETAIALLRHEAEEDAKGAAGSAKSSEKSPL from the coding sequence ATGTACTGTCCGTTCTGCCGCAACCCCGATTCCCGTGTGGTGGACAGCAGGATGGCGGATGACGGTTCGGCCATCCGCCGGCGCCGGCAGTGCCCTGAATGCGGCCGCCGGTTCACTACGGTGGAAACCACCAGCCTCTCCGTGATCAAGCGTTCCGGCGTGGGCGAGCCCTTCAGCCGCAGCAAAGTCATCAACGGGGTGCGCAAGGCCTGCCAGGGCCGGCCGGTGAGCGAGGATGACCTCGCCCTGCTGGCCCAGGAAGTGGAAGAGCAGATCCGGTCGTCCGGTGCAGCCGAAATCGACGCCCACGAGGTGGGCCTGGTGATCCTCGGGCCGCTGCAGAAACTGGACAAGGTGGCGTACCTGCGCTTTGCCAGCGTCTACCAGGCGTTCGAGTCCCTCGAGGATTTTGAAACCGCTATTGCCCTGCTCCGCCACGAGGCCGAGGAAGACGCCAAGGGCGCGGCCGGCAGCGCCAAGAGCTCCGAGAAGAGCCCCCTCTAG